A section of the Rhizobium sp. Pop5 genome encodes:
- the phoU gene encoding phosphate signaling complex protein PhoU — protein sequence MASTHIFSAYDDDLKFLSRRISEMGGLAEQMVSESVRALVNGDTALAQKVISDDVILDHAEREIGDKAIVTIARRQPMASDLREIMGSIRIAADLERVGDLGKNTAKRVIAVQSTGVPRKLARGLEHLSELALVQLKEVLDVYTTRAADKANAIRERDNEIDAMYTSLFRELLTYMMEDPRNITSCTHLLFCAKNIERIGDHATNIAETIYYMATGAQPEGDRPKDDSANTVGAVTE from the coding sequence ATGGCATCGACACATATTTTTTCCGCTTATGATGATGATCTGAAGTTCCTGTCCAGGCGGATTTCCGAAATGGGCGGCCTGGCCGAGCAGATGGTCAGCGAATCCGTCCGCGCTCTCGTCAACGGCGATACCGCGCTGGCGCAGAAAGTCATCTCCGACGACGTGATCCTCGATCACGCCGAACGCGAGATCGGCGACAAGGCGATCGTCACCATCGCCCGCCGTCAGCCGATGGCCTCGGACCTGCGCGAAATCATGGGTTCGATCCGGATCGCCGCCGATCTCGAACGCGTCGGCGACCTCGGCAAGAACACCGCCAAGCGCGTCATCGCCGTCCAGAGCACCGGCGTTCCCCGCAAGCTCGCCCGCGGCCTGGAGCATCTGTCCGAACTGGCGCTCGTCCAGCTCAAGGAAGTGCTCGACGTCTACACGACGCGCGCCGCCGACAAGGCGAATGCGATCCGCGAACGCGACAACGAGATCGACGCGATGTACACGTCGCTGTTCCGCGAACTCCTCACCTACATGATGGAAGATCCGCGCAACATCACGAGCTGCACGCATCTTCTCTTCTGTGCCAAGAACATCGAGCGCATCGGCGACCACGCCACCAACATCGCCGAGACGATCTACTACATGGCAACCGGCGCACAGCCGGAAGGTGATCGTCCGAAGGACGACAGCGCCAACACCGTTGGCGCGGTTACGGAATAA